One Ricinus communis isolate WT05 ecotype wild-type chromosome 2, ASM1957865v1, whole genome shotgun sequence DNA segment encodes these proteins:
- the LOC8265249 gene encoding transcription factor bHLH74 isoform X1, with protein sequence MGTSEDNNEGMAFQSGGESVMNCQSSGMSANPFFPPAWDPVVSLNQHENFGASMVSQSEFTNSHYAIVMENQGINSSSHLVHYQSDSSYVELVPKFPSYGSGSFSEMVSSFGLTDCGQISNSGCHPNYTSNSAANNERTITNSALSQEDHQLSEEPVVGVSPDGKRRKRLAEPSSPFDPNKNAEEMHKDPSGNSSDIPKEQDEKKSRTEQNTAANLRGKQAAKQAKENSHSGEAPKENYIHVRARRGQATNSHSLAERVRREKISERMRLLQELVPGCNKITGKAVMLDEIINYVQSLQQQVEFLSMKLATVNPELNIDIERILSKDILHSRGGNAAIMGLSPGINAHPYSHGIFPPNIPVIPNTNPQFPPMPHLQTVLENDLQNLFQMGFDSGSAIDSLGPNGRLKPEL encoded by the exons ATGGGTACTAGTGAAGATAATAATGAAGGCATGGCATTTCAAAGTGGAGGAGAAAGTGTTATGAATTGTCAATCTTCAGGAATGAGTGCAAATCCTTTCTTTCCTCCTGCTTGGGATCCAGTTGTTTCACTAAATCAGCATGAGAATTTTGGAGCTTCAATGGTGTCTCAAAGTGAATTTACCAATTCTCATTACGCTATTGTGATGGAAAACCAGGGAATCAATAGCTCATCCCATCTTGTCCACTACCAATCTGATTCAAGTTACGTTGAGCTGGTGCCAAAGTTTCCTTCATATGGAAGTGGGAGCTTTTCAGAAATGGTTAGCTCCTTTGGTCTCACTGATTGTGGCCAGATTTCCAATTCTGGGTGCCATCCAAATTATACTTCGAACAGCGCGGCTAACAATGAAAGAACTATAACAAATAGCGCACTATCTCAAGAGGATCACCAATTATCAGAAGAGCCCGTAGTAGGAGTTTCGCCTgatggaaaaagaagaaaaaggttgGCTGAGCCCAGTTCTCCTTTTGATCCAAATAAG AATGCTGAAGAGATGCATAAAGATCCTTCTGGAAACAGCTCTGATATTCCAAAAGAACAGGAtgaaaagaaatcaagaacTGAACAAAATACTGCTGCTAATTTGCGAGGTAAACAGGCAGCTAAACaagctaaagaaaattctCACAGCGGAGAAGCTCCCAAAGAGAATTACATTCATGTGAGGGCCAGAAGGGGTCAAGCTACCAATAGCCACAGCCTTGCTGAAAGG GTGAGAAGAGAAAAGATCAGTGAGCGGATGAGATTGCTGCAAGAACTTGTTCCAGGATGCAATAAG ATTACTGGAAAAGCAGTAATGCTAGATGAAATCATCAACTATGTTCAATCATTGCAACAGCAGGTCGAG TTTTTATCAATGAAACTTGCCACTGTGAATCCAGAGCTGAACATTGATATTGAGAGAATTCTGTCAAAAGAT ATCCTTCATTCAAGAGGTGGCAATGCTGCAATCATGGGATTGAGTCCTGGGATCAATGCTCACCCTTATTCACATGGAATATTTCCACCAAACATACCAGTTATTCCAAATACAAATCCACAATTTCCTCCTATGCCTCAT TTGCAGACTGTATTAGAGAACGATCTTCAAAACCTTTTCCAAATGGGATTTGATTCCGGTTCTGCTATAGACAGTTTGGGACCAAATG GGCGCCTGAAACCGGAGCTCTAA
- the LOC8265249 gene encoding transcription factor bHLH74 isoform X2, whose product MGTSEDNNEGMAFQSGGESVMNCQSSGMSANPFFPPAWDPVVSLNQHENFGASMVSQSEFTNSHYAIVMENQGINSSSHLVHYQSDSSYVELVPKFPSYGSGSFSEMVSSFGLTDCGQISNSGCHPNYTSNSAANNERTITNSALSQEDHQLSEEPVVGVSPDGKRRKRLAEPSSPFDPNKNAEEMHKDPSGNSSDIPKEQDEKKSRTEQNTAANLRGKQAAKQAKENSHSGEAPKENYIHVRARRGQATNSHSLAERVRREKISERMRLLQELVPGCNKITGKAVMLDEIINYVQSLQQQVEFLSMKLATVNPELNIDIERILSKDILHSRGGNAAIMGLSPGINAHPYSHGIFPPNIPVIPNTNPQFPPMPHTVLENDLQNLFQMGFDSGSAIDSLGPNGRLKPEL is encoded by the exons ATGGGTACTAGTGAAGATAATAATGAAGGCATGGCATTTCAAAGTGGAGGAGAAAGTGTTATGAATTGTCAATCTTCAGGAATGAGTGCAAATCCTTTCTTTCCTCCTGCTTGGGATCCAGTTGTTTCACTAAATCAGCATGAGAATTTTGGAGCTTCAATGGTGTCTCAAAGTGAATTTACCAATTCTCATTACGCTATTGTGATGGAAAACCAGGGAATCAATAGCTCATCCCATCTTGTCCACTACCAATCTGATTCAAGTTACGTTGAGCTGGTGCCAAAGTTTCCTTCATATGGAAGTGGGAGCTTTTCAGAAATGGTTAGCTCCTTTGGTCTCACTGATTGTGGCCAGATTTCCAATTCTGGGTGCCATCCAAATTATACTTCGAACAGCGCGGCTAACAATGAAAGAACTATAACAAATAGCGCACTATCTCAAGAGGATCACCAATTATCAGAAGAGCCCGTAGTAGGAGTTTCGCCTgatggaaaaagaagaaaaaggttgGCTGAGCCCAGTTCTCCTTTTGATCCAAATAAG AATGCTGAAGAGATGCATAAAGATCCTTCTGGAAACAGCTCTGATATTCCAAAAGAACAGGAtgaaaagaaatcaagaacTGAACAAAATACTGCTGCTAATTTGCGAGGTAAACAGGCAGCTAAACaagctaaagaaaattctCACAGCGGAGAAGCTCCCAAAGAGAATTACATTCATGTGAGGGCCAGAAGGGGTCAAGCTACCAATAGCCACAGCCTTGCTGAAAGG GTGAGAAGAGAAAAGATCAGTGAGCGGATGAGATTGCTGCAAGAACTTGTTCCAGGATGCAATAAG ATTACTGGAAAAGCAGTAATGCTAGATGAAATCATCAACTATGTTCAATCATTGCAACAGCAGGTCGAG TTTTTATCAATGAAACTTGCCACTGTGAATCCAGAGCTGAACATTGATATTGAGAGAATTCTGTCAAAAGAT ATCCTTCATTCAAGAGGTGGCAATGCTGCAATCATGGGATTGAGTCCTGGGATCAATGCTCACCCTTATTCACATGGAATATTTCCACCAAACATACCAGTTATTCCAAATACAAATCCACAATTTCCTCCTATGCCTCAT ACTGTATTAGAGAACGATCTTCAAAACCTTTTCCAAATGGGATTTGATTCCGGTTCTGCTATAGACAGTTTGGGACCAAATG GGCGCCTGAAACCGGAGCTCTAA